The Callithrix jacchus isolate 240 chromosome X, calJac240_pri, whole genome shotgun sequence genome contains a region encoding:
- the RAB9B gene encoding ras-related protein Rab-9B, translated as MSGKSLLLKVILLGDGGVGKSSLMNRYVTNKFDSQAFHTIGVEFLNRDLEVDGRFVTLQIWDTAGQERFKSLRTPFYRGADCCLLTFSVDDRQSFENLGNWQKEFIYYADVKDPEHFPFVVLGNKVDKEDRQVTTEEAQAWCMENGDYPYLETSAKDDTNVTVAFEEAVRQVLAVEEQLEHCILGHTIDLNSGSKAGSSCC; from the coding sequence ATGAGTGGGAAATCCCTGCTCTTAAAGGTCATTCTCTTGGGTGATGGTGGAGTTGGGAAAAGTTCGCTTATGAACCGTTATGTAACCAACAAATTTGACTCCCAGGCTTTTCACACCATAGGGGTAGAGTTCTTAAATCGAGATCTGGAAGTAGATGGACGCTTTGTAACCCTCCAGATCTGGGACACTGCGGGGCAGGAACGTTTCAAGAGCCTTAGGACACCTTTCTACAGGGGAGCAGACTGCTGCCTCTTGACCTTCAGCGTGGATGATCGGCAGAGCTTCGAGAATCTTGGTAACTGGCAGAAAGAATTTATTTACTATGCAGATGTGAAGGACCCTGAGCATTTCCCCTTTGTAGTTCTGGGTAACAAGGTAGACAAAGAGGATAGGCAAGTGACTACTGAGGAGGCACAAGCCTGGTGCATGGAGAATGGGGATTACCCTTATCTAGAAACTAGTGCCAAAGATGATACTAATGTGACAGTGGCCTTTGAAGAAGCTGTCAGGCAGGTGTTGGCTGTAGAGGAACAGTTGGAGCATTGCATATTGGGTCACACCATTGACTTGAACAGTGGCTCCAAAGCAGGGTCTTCATGCTGTTAA